The Niastella koreensis GR20-10 genome includes a window with the following:
- a CDS encoding Glu/Leu/Phe/Val family dehydrogenase, which yields MSDYSFFGAVEKSFDKAAQFTTWDPGILEQIKQCNAVYRMHFPVKIGDKIEVIKAYRVQHSHHKFPCKGGIRFALSVNLDEVMALAALMTYKCAIVNVPFAGAKGGITIDPKKYTPYELEKITRRYTSELIKKNFIGPGIDVPAPDYGTGEREMAWIVDTYTSMRPGEIDGLGCVTGKPVTQGGVRGRREATGLGVFYGLREVLSMKEVMDKLGLPVGVEGKRVVVQGLGNVGYHTAKFFQEHGAKIVGLSEYEGAIYNLDGLDVDKVVEHRKAKGTILNFPGSTNFTKNTDALEMDCDILIPAALEAVVNGQNAPNVKAKIIGEAANGPLTPEADEVFAKRGILVVPDMYLNAGGVTVSYFEWLKNLSHVRYGRMEKRFTENLNTHILGQIEELTGKKVNGSEKELIMHGPDEVDLVRSGLEETMITATREIMDVWKANPQIPDMRTAAYVVAINKVGTSYNELGIFP from the coding sequence ATGTCAGATTACAGTTTTTTTGGCGCGGTGGAGAAGAGTTTCGATAAAGCCGCGCAATTCACCACCTGGGATCCCGGTATCCTGGAACAGATCAAACAATGCAATGCCGTTTATCGCATGCATTTTCCGGTAAAAATTGGCGATAAGATCGAAGTTATCAAAGCTTATCGCGTTCAACACTCCCATCACAAATTTCCCTGTAAAGGCGGTATTCGTTTTGCCCTTTCAGTGAACCTCGATGAAGTAATGGCCCTTGCCGCCCTTATGACCTATAAATGCGCTATCGTAAACGTTCCGTTTGCCGGCGCCAAAGGCGGTATCACCATCGACCCCAAAAAGTATACGCCTTATGAGCTGGAAAAGATCACCCGGCGTTATACTTCAGAACTGATTAAAAAGAATTTCATAGGCCCCGGCATTGACGTACCCGCCCCCGATTATGGTACCGGCGAACGTGAAATGGCCTGGATCGTTGATACTTACACCAGTATGCGCCCCGGCGAAATTGACGGACTGGGTTGCGTAACCGGTAAACCTGTTACCCAGGGTGGCGTTCGCGGCCGTCGCGAGGCAACCGGCCTGGGTGTGTTCTACGGTTTACGCGAAGTACTTTCCATGAAAGAAGTAATGGATAAACTGGGCTTACCAGTTGGTGTGGAAGGTAAACGTGTTGTTGTACAGGGATTGGGTAATGTGGGTTACCATACTGCCAAATTCTTCCAGGAACATGGCGCCAAAATCGTTGGTTTAAGTGAATACGAAGGCGCTATTTATAACCTCGATGGCCTGGATGTAGACAAAGTTGTTGAACACCGCAAAGCCAAAGGTACTATCCTGAATTTCCCGGGAAGCACCAACTTTACAAAAAATACCGATGCACTTGAAATGGATTGCGATATCCTGATCCCTGCTGCACTGGAAGCCGTGGTGAATGGTCAGAACGCGCCTAATGTAAAAGCAAAGATCATTGGTGAAGCTGCCAACGGACCACTTACACCCGAAGCGGATGAAGTGTTTGCAAAAAGAGGCATCCTGGTAGTACCGGATATGTATCTCAATGCCGGCGGGGTAACCGTATCGTACTTTGAATGGTTAAAGAACCTCAGCCATGTGCGTTATGGCCGCATGGAAAAACGCTTTACCGAGAACCTAAATACCCATATCCTTGGCCAAATTGAAGAACTGACCGGCAAAAAGGTAAATGGTTCAGAAAAAGAATTGATCATGCACGGTCCCGATGAGGTTGACCTGGTACGCAGTGGTTTGGAAGAAACCATGATTACCGCTACCCGCGAGATCATGGATGTATGGAAAGCCAATCCGCAAATTCCTGATATGCGTACAGCCGCCTACGTGGTAGCCATCAATAAAGTTGGAACCAGTTATAATGAGCTGGGTATATTCCCATAG
- a CDS encoding DUF2339 domain-containing protein — protein MDKNIHERIELLSRRIQELAGQQTLISNQLVQLINELEALKRTVNAYNTALPDPVTPIQVETVEVKDVIEAPSRRPPPPAPPRSPRVAAKSSSSFEEFIGKNVASKVGILVTIIGIFIGSKYAIEHNMVSPIVRITTGYISGIALVAIGIWLKKKYEAYSSVLMGGGLAVLYFITYTAYSFYHLLPQPVAFAMMLVFTAGTVYAALLYNRVIIAHLAQVGAYAIPFLLSDNSGRYAVFFGYVAIINTGILVVSLRKYWKSLFYSAFILTWFIYGFWYITSFSYPLHKYIAWTYLVVFFLIFYATFLAYKIIKKEQYGLSDVLVLLSNAFIFYGIGYNLINYESPVTFTNYAGAFTLVNAAIHLTVSQVIRRLQLADRSLYYLLLGLVIVFCTIAIPVQLDGNWVTLLWTAEAVLVFLIGRMRRAGSYEKLGAGLAILSFLSLAQDWFSHAVQFTFSTGAAETPFINIVFATGLLVAIAQGAMIYYNRNKNYQSTLQPGSLYLGFYNYFLPAIFLVTTYFTFYLEISGYFRQLEKPASYVYFFGMFVSANSAFAFVVLLLYSMVFSMVVMMANQRWGRSRLLAMFSLTGIGVMLLMLVTQTLAVLNELTHNYYQKGGVYFGALEFYIRYIVIVITALLLYTGQQTMNEFIQEAAVKKAWTLTVYGVVLAFISAEYLCWTSFSGAGNQYKLGLSVVWGLYALMLIVLGIQKKQKHLRLAAIVLFMVTLIKLFFYDLADSSTITKTISFISLGVLLLVVSFLYNKYKEVLFGDGDGRA, from the coding sequence ATGGATAAAAATATCCATGAGAGAATTGAACTGCTAAGCCGTCGCATTCAGGAGCTGGCTGGTCAGCAAACATTAATCAGCAATCAGCTGGTACAACTGATCAACGAGCTGGAAGCACTGAAACGAACGGTGAATGCATACAACACAGCATTGCCTGACCCTGTAACACCCATACAGGTAGAAACCGTAGAAGTAAAAGACGTTATTGAAGCGCCATCCCGCCGTCCACCCCCACCAGCTCCTCCACGGTCCCCACGGGTTGCTGCCAAATCATCATCATCCTTTGAAGAATTTATTGGAAAGAACGTTGCCAGCAAGGTAGGCATCCTGGTTACCATCATAGGCATCTTCATTGGCAGCAAGTATGCCATCGAACATAATATGGTAAGCCCCATTGTGCGGATAACCACCGGATATATTTCTGGGATAGCCCTGGTGGCTATAGGCATCTGGTTAAAGAAAAAGTATGAGGCTTACAGCAGCGTATTAATGGGGGGCGGACTGGCCGTGTTGTATTTCATTACTTATACTGCTTATAGTTTTTATCATTTGCTGCCGCAGCCGGTTGCTTTTGCCATGATGCTGGTTTTTACGGCGGGTACCGTGTATGCAGCCCTGTTATACAACCGCGTAATTATTGCTCACCTGGCCCAGGTAGGTGCCTATGCCATTCCATTTTTATTAAGCGATAACTCGGGGCGCTATGCCGTATTCTTTGGTTATGTAGCCATTATAAATACCGGTATCCTGGTGGTTTCGTTGCGCAAATACTGGAAGTCGCTGTTTTATTCAGCTTTCATTCTTACCTGGTTTATTTACGGGTTCTGGTATATTACCAGTTTTAGTTATCCGTTACATAAGTACATTGCCTGGACATACCTTGTTGTTTTCTTCCTGATCTTTTATGCTACGTTTCTGGCCTATAAGATCATCAAAAAAGAACAGTACGGGCTCAGCGATGTGTTGGTATTGCTAAGTAATGCGTTTATATTTTATGGTATCGGGTATAACCTCATCAATTATGAATCGCCCGTAACCTTCACCAACTACGCCGGCGCCTTTACCCTTGTTAATGCGGCCATCCATTTAACGGTAAGCCAGGTAATAAGGCGTTTACAACTGGCAGACCGGTCTTTGTACTATCTGTTACTGGGTTTGGTGATCGTATTTTGTACCATTGCCATACCCGTACAGCTCGATGGCAACTGGGTAACCCTGTTATGGACTGCCGAAGCCGTGCTGGTGTTTTTGATAGGCCGCATGCGGCGCGCAGGTTCCTATGAAAAACTGGGCGCCGGTTTGGCCATCCTGAGTTTTTTAAGCCTGGCCCAGGACTGGTTCAGCCACGCGGTTCAGTTTACATTTTCCACCGGTGCTGCAGAAACCCCTTTTATAAATATCGTGTTTGCTACGGGACTGTTGGTGGCAATTGCACAGGGCGCTATGATCTATTATAACAGGAATAAAAACTATCAGTCTACTTTACAACCCGGTAGCCTGTACCTTGGATTTTATAATTACTTTCTGCCGGCCATCTTCCTGGTCACCACCTATTTTACTTTTTATCTCGAGATCAGCGGGTATTTCAGGCAATTGGAAAAACCGGCCAGTTACGTTTACTTTTTCGGCATGTTTGTTTCTGCCAACAGTGCGTTTGCCTTTGTGGTGTTGTTGCTGTATAGTATGGTTTTCAGCATGGTGGTGATGATGGCCAATCAACGCTGGGGCCGCAGCAGGTTACTGGCCATGTTTTCATTGACTGGTATTGGGGTGATGTTGTTGATGCTGGTAACACAAACGCTGGCCGTGTTAAATGAGCTTACGCATAACTATTATCAGAAAGGAGGAGTTTATTTCGGCGCGCTGGAATTTTACATCAGGTATATCGTAATAGTGATAACGGCATTATTACTTTATACCGGGCAACAAACTATGAATGAATTTATTCAGGAGGCGGCCGTTAAAAAAGCCTGGACGCTGACCGTATATGGCGTAGTACTGGCTTTTATCAGTGCCGAATATCTTTGCTGGACGTCTTTCTCCGGCGCAGGTAATCAATACAAATTAGGCCTGAGTGTTGTGTGGGGGCTATATGCCCTGATGCTGATTGTGCTGGGGATTCAGAAAAAACAAAAACACCTGCGGCTGGCCGCCATTGTGTTGTTTATGGTAACGCTCATTAAGTTATTCTTTTACGACCTGGCCGATTCCAGTACCATTACCAAAACGATCTCGTTTATTTCATTAGGAGTGTTGTTGCTGGTAGTATCGTTCCTGTATAATAAGTATAAGGAGGTGTTGTTTGGTGATGGGGACGGAAGGGCGTAA
- a CDS encoding type I restriction enzyme HsdR N-terminal domain-containing protein — MIRIEYPLFPFRMKREEGKEFIFDECRRQWIRLTSEEWVRQNFLQYLLQTKKYPAALIAVEKEIRLGELKKRFDILIYNQQHQPWLMVECKAMEVPIQDEVLHQVLRYNIAVPVPYLVITNGAASFAYIRKNNQLQMLDDLPEYGI, encoded by the coding sequence ATGATCAGGATTGAATATCCTTTGTTCCCTTTTCGCATGAAACGGGAAGAAGGGAAAGAATTTATTTTTGATGAATGCCGCCGTCAATGGATCCGCCTGACTTCGGAAGAATGGGTTCGTCAGAATTTTCTGCAATATTTATTACAAACCAAGAAGTATCCCGCTGCCCTGATCGCTGTTGAAAAAGAGATCAGGCTGGGAGAGCTGAAGAAACGGTTTGATATACTTATATACAATCAACAGCACCAACCCTGGCTGATGGTGGAGTGTAAGGCGATGGAAGTGCCCATACAGGATGAGGTATTGCACCAGGTATTGCGGTATAACATAGCCGTACCCGTGCCCTACCTTGTAATTACCAATGGTGCAGCCAGTTTTGCTTATATTAGGAAAAACAACCAGCTGCAAATGCTTGATGATTTGCCGGAGTACGGAATTTAA